Proteins encoded together in one Apus apus isolate bApuApu2 chromosome Z, bApuApu2.pri.cur, whole genome shotgun sequence window:
- the LOC127396040 gene encoding PHD finger protein 7-like, whose protein sequence is MLLPQIHHGSSDFIVSSSTRSHPSAAGTVNFQTLIVDVHHVHEHGESLAELLISASICSLPPGCMLCHRAEDDPVRCTNRVEHRGIVAHAFCLLFANDLYKKGVKVSKWTGFRTTDIQWTIEQAAQKHCFICGESGASITCQEMGCDRSFHLPCSVEGECITQFFHPYRSFCWEHRPQQAVEADPEDTTTCLICFDLVEDRQSYRTLVCPVCKHAWFHRDCIQGQAMSDGFMRFQCPLCRDKDLFRQEMHTMGIRIPRRLSFFNPQLPTSQRTWKQGSGGRGEMPCVCLKLGQHGIINIPFSIRLPSLDLQAFSELFARHRHCNASECLCPGGREQVEEEGPWQLLLCRSCAAEGTHRFCSNLRNSTTSWECNSCVGPSTGKWQSKQASLGWAACAHGGLGSLCPRMSGGLLWPVVPKPWGPCS, encoded by the exons ATGCTTCTCCCTCAGATTCACCACGGGAGTTCAGACTTCATTGTTAGCTCCTCAACAAGGAGCCACCCCAGCGCTGCTGGCACCGTGAACTTCCAAACACTCATCGTTGACGTGCACCATGTCCATGAGCATGGAGAAAG tctggcagagctgctcattTCTGCCAGCATTTGCTCTCTCCCTCCAGGATGCATGCTCTGTCACCGGGCAGAGGACGACCCAGTTAGGTGTACAAACAGGGTGGAGCACAGAGGCATCGTGGCCCATGCCTTTTGCCTG ctttttgccAACGACCTCTATAAGAAGGGGGTCAAGGTATCTAAATGGACAGGATTTCGCACCACAGATATTCAATGGACAATTGAGCAAGCAGCACAGAAG cactgcttCATCTGTGGCGAGAGCGGGGCCTCCATCACCTGCCAAGAGATGGGCTGCGACCGCAGCTTCCACCTGCCCTGTTCTGTCGAGGGTGAATGCATCACCCAGTTCTTCCATCCATACAG gtccttctgttGGGAGCACCGCCCGCAGCAGGCAGTGGAGGCAGACCCAGAGGACACCACCACCTGCCTCATCTGCTTCGATCTTGTGGAGGACAGACAGTCCTACAGAACCCTGGTGTGCCCAGTGTGCAAACATGCCTGGTTCCACAGGGACTGCATCCAG ggacaggcaATGAGTGATGGTTTTATGCGTTTCCAGTGCCCGCTCTGCAGAGATAAAGATCTGTTTCGCCAGGAAATGCACACCATGGGGATCCGAATCCCCAGGaggttgtctttttttaatcctcAGCTCCCAA CTTCACAGAGAACTTGGAAACAGGGCAgtgggggaagaggagagatgcCCTGCGTCTGCCTTAAGCTGGGGCAGCACGGCATCATCAATATTCCTTTCTCCATCAGACTGCCATCATTGGACCTCCAGGCCTTCTCAGAACTGTTTGCAAGGCACAGGCACTGCAATGCCAGTGAGTGCCTTTGCccaggaggcagggagcaggtggAGGAAGAGGG GCCCTGGCAACTGCTCCTGTGCAGGTCCTGCGCTGCTGAGGGTACCCACAGGTTCTGCTCCAACTTGAGGAACAGCACAACCAGCTGGGAGTGCAACAGCTGTGTTGGCCCAAGCACTGGTAAATGGCAAAGCAAACAAGCgtccctgggctgggcagcGTGCGCCCACGGTGGGCTTGGCAGTCTCTGCCCCAGGATGTCTGGTGGCTTGCTCTGGCCTGTCGTGCCCAAGCCTTGGGGACCATGCTCTTGA